One Carassius gibelio isolate Cgi1373 ecotype wild population from Czech Republic chromosome A7, carGib1.2-hapl.c, whole genome shotgun sequence DNA window includes the following coding sequences:
- the LOC128017725 gene encoding collagen alpha-6(IV) chain isoform X3, with protein sequence MTPLTVAPEVSIGSPGQGYKGEPGEKGDLGPAGLRGSPAVQFNAPAISTIYKGEKGDKGYGGTPGFPGGPGPPGPFWYRGETGEKGILGLPGLRGPPGLNGPPGLPGIKGFPGPQGFLGQPGFTGTKGDRGDPGPPGPIVEPEAGIKGPPGDPGFPGYPGITGDTGVPGLPGLPGAPGVPAILTGRPGNPGFPGSRGPKGQRGNPGQNSYGLEGLPGNQGLPGPPGLPGPPGRKPNPSSAGPPGFPGRPGPRGFPGDRGFKGFKGENGDCNCLGGGTIGAQGPQGSPGSPGIAGLNGVKGEIGDAGFPGPRGPQGLDGRAGERGFRGRKGEKGNTQNIPEGRGQKGDMGQRGPPGPLGESGNTGRDGSPGFPGQPGPPGEPGFGVTGDKGFPGFPGSKGRPGDRGVPGIGYPGVAGIKGSQGDPGFNGLPGTPGPPGSPGDSCGRAGLYGASLEEGGTPLPCRIPGELGDQGYSGNPGVPGPKGQSGYPGGRGRSGFDGPKGERGEPGSGGRPGPQGFPGPRGDPGLPGTTNAGFQGPPGRDGLPGLPGAKGEPGVVLGATPGGPGSPGRPGQPGDKGQPGAPGLSGRPGNDGQNGYPGIKGERGVDGIPGPVGPIGPPGEIPAGGVPGPRGPPGAKGFDGSPGFPGLKGVRGDPGPPGPGGIKGIPGLPGIPGSQGFRGPPGPPGIGTRRGIPGRPGIKGEKGSLGLVGFPGFPGSPGVQGGPGVKGVPGFTGQDGVPGGTGSRGTKGDRGVPGLPGPSPPSIPANQLLKGERGDPGGQGLPGFPGPRGDKGYPGLPGREGYPGSPGVADQAKGFPGQPGLPGIPGSFGFPGPKGSSGVMGFPGLPGMRGDDGLPGVQGFPGTSGQPGGKGEKGDSYELSGPPGQKGLIGNRGFPGGPGLPGETGDPGLPGVLGFQGQKGFPGEPGAPGFGGSPGLPGIRGLPGYPGQKGRDGVPGRPGAPGSSGEKGFPGSPGLHGLNGLPGSKGLSGVPGVTEGGRTGAPGVNGLKGERGSSQPGAPGRPGEKGSRGDPGASGSRGFAGNPGPPGPPSPSNIPGPPGDSGLPGLDGREGPFGPPGRPGPPGPGTLQGDRGDDGYPGRPGIPGPRGEPGGFGAPGMQGSPGFKGQKGDPGFDGVLGSPGSPGEPGYFGRNGPKGLKGIPGRKGIPGTVFPLNITERMPYGEQGPQGLDGSDGQAGMPGIPGRPGVPGPKGPRGPMGRLGPVGAAGSPGTFGDPGPPGIQGPTGSQGARGSPGMQGRPGPPARSSSIGYTLVKHSQSSQVPMCPQGMSRLWDGYSLLYVEGQEKAHNQDLGLPGSCLPHFSTIPFLYCTVDEICHYASRNDKSYWLSTTAPIPMMPVADQQISPYISRCSVCEAPSQAIAIHSQDLSIPTCPQGWRSLWIGYSFLMHTAAGAEGGGQSLVSPGSCLEDFRATPFIECNGAHGTCHYFANKYSFWLTIVEQNKQFIHAPSQETLKGVEYRSLISRCQVCMKIL encoded by the exons GGGGATCTTGGTCCAGCAGGACTCAGGGGCAGTCCAGCCGTTCAGTTTAACGCACCAGCAATAAGCACTATCTACAAAGGAGAGAAG gGTGATAAAGGCTATGGTGGTACTCCAGGTTTTCCAGGGGGACCAGGGCCACCA GGCCCATTTTGGTATAGAGGTGAAACCGGAGAAAAGGGAATCCTGGGCTTACCAGGCTTAAGG GGTCCACCTGGTCTGAACGGTCCTCCTGGCCTTCCTGGGATAAAA GGCTTCCCTGGACCTCAGGGTTTTCTGGGACAACCAGGTTTTACTGGCACAAAA ggtGACAGGGGAGACCCAGGTCCACCTGGGCCAATTGTGGAACCAGAAGCTGGAATTAAAG GTCCTCCAGGTGATCCTGGCTTTCCTGGTTATCCGGGGATAACGGGAGATACGGGTGTTCCAGGGCTTCCTGGTCTGCCTGGTGCTCCTGGAGTGCCTGCTATTTTAACAG GTCGTCCAGGCAATCCTGGGTTCCCCGGTAGTCGTGGACCCAAAGGACAAAGGGGAAACCCAGGTCAGAATTCTTATGGTCTTGAAGGTCTTCCTGGAAATCAGGGCCTTCCTGGACCTCCAGGTCTCCCTGGACCACCGGGCAGGAAAC CAAACCCGTCCTCCGCTGGACCACCTGGTTTTCCAGGTCGGCCTGGTCCAAGAGGATTTCCTGGAGACAGAGGCTTTAAAGGGTTTAAAG GAGAAAATGGTGACTGCAACTGTTTGGGTGGAGGAACGATTGGTGCACAGGGACCTCAAGGGTCTCCGGGTTCCCCGGGTATTGCAGGCCTCAATGGTGTGAAGGGAGAAATTGGTGATGCAGGCTTCCCAGGACCCCGAGGTCCACAAGGCCTTGAT GGTCGTGCAGGTGAAAGAGGCTTTAGGGGTCGTAAAGGAGAGAAAGGTAATACTCAGAATATCCCAGAAGGTAGAGGACAAAAAGGTGATATGGGTCAACGGGGTCCTCCTGGACCACTTGGAGAAAGCGGTAACACTGGAAGGGATGGATCTCCTGGCTTTCCTGGACAACCAGGCCCACCT GGGGAGCCTGGTTTTGGGGTGACTGGAGATAAAGGTTTTCCTGGTTTTCCAGGGTCCAAAGGTCGTCCTGGTGACAGGGGTGTACCTGGTATTGGCTATCCTGGTGTAGCTGGAATCAAAGGGTCACAAGGTGATCCTGGATTCAATGGTCTTCCTGGAACACCTGGACCTCCAGGTTCTCCAG GTGACAGCTGTGGGCGGGCAGGGCTTTACGGTGCCTCTTTGGAAGAGGGAG GAACACCACTTCCCTGCAGGATTCCTGGTGAACTTGGAGATCAAGGATACTCTGGAAATCCTGGGGTGCCAG gACCAAAGGGTCAGTCTGGTTACCCAGGAGGGAGAGGGCGCTCAGGGTTTGATGGGCCAAAGGGTGAGAGAGGAGAACCAGGCTCTGGAGGTCGGCCAGGACCTCAGG GTTTCCCCGGACCCAGAGGAGATCCAGGTTTACCAGGAACAACTAATGCTGGCTTTCAAGGGCCTCCAGGAAGAGATGGTTTACCAGGTTTGCCAGGAGCTAAGGGAGAACCCGGTGTGGTCCTTGGAGCCACCCCTGGAGGTCCAGGTTCTCCAGGGAGACCAGGACAACCAGGAGACAAAGGTCAACCTGGTGCACCTGGTTTATCAGGGAGGCCTG GTAATGATGGACAGAACGGTTATCCTGGCATAAAGGGAGAACGAGGTGTGGATGGAATACCTGGTCCCGTAGGTCCCATAGGTCCACCAGGAGAAATCCCTGCTGGTGGTGTTCCTGGTCCCAGAGGGCCACCTGGAGCTAAGGGATTTGATGGATCTCCAG GTTTCCCAGGGCTGAAGGGTGTGAGAGGAGATCCAGGACCTCCAGGGCCTGGTGGAATAAAGGGTATACCAGGACTTCCTGGCATCCCAGGGTCACAGGGATTCAGGGGACCTCCTGGACCCCCTGGCATTGGAACACGTCGAGGCATACCTGGAAGACCAGGAATAAAGG GGGAGAAAGGGTCTCTTGGATTGGTGGGGTTCCCAGGATTTCCTGGTTCTCCTGGCGTCCAAGGTGGCCCAGGTGTTAAAGGTGTACCTGGTTTCACTGGACAGGATGGTGTACCTGGGGGAACTGGATCAAGAGGAACCAAAG ggGATCGTGGTGTTCCTGGTCTTCCAGGACCATCTCCTCCATCTATTCCAGCAAATCAGCTGTTAAAGGGTGAAAGAGGTGACCCAGGAGGTCAAGGACTGCCTGGTTTCCCAGGACCAAGAG GTGATAAGGGTTATCCAGGGCTTCCTGGACGTGAAGGCTATCCTGGATCACCTGGTGTTGCAGACCAAGCAAAAGGTTTTCCTGGCCAGCCAGGACTCCCAGGTATTCCCGGCTCCTTTGGCTTTCCTGGACCCAAAGGTTCATCTGGAGTTATGGGCTTCCCTGGCTTACCAGGCATGAGG GGTGATGATGGTTTACCTGGTGTTCAAGGGTTCCCAGGCACTTCAGGACAACCTGGTGGCAAAG GTGAGAAAGGTGATTCATATGAATTATCTGGACCCCCTGGACAAAAGGGTTTGATTGGAAATCGCGGATTCCCAG GTGGTCCAGGACTTCCTGGTGAAACAGGTGATCCAGGGCTCCCAGGAGTCTTGGGATTCCAAGGCCAGAAAGGTTTTCCTGGAGAGCCGGGAGCACCAGGATTTGGTG GCTCACCAGGCCTCCCAGGCATTAGGGGTCTGCCTGGTTATCCAGGACAGAAGGGGCGTGATGGAGTTCCAGGCCGTCCTGGAGCTCCAGGTTCATCAGGAGAGAAAG GTTTTCCAGGATCACCTGGTTTACATGGACTCAATGGTCTTCCAGGATCCAAGGGGCTGTCTGGTGTTCCAG GTGTGACTGAAGGTGGTCGGACTGGAGCTCCTGGTGTGAATGGCCTGAAGGGAGAGAGAGGCTCATCACAACCCGGAGCACCTGGGCGCCCAGGAGAAAAAGGATCCAGAGGAGACCCTG GTGCCTCTGGTTCGAGAGGCTTCGCTGGTAATCCAGGACCCCCTGGACCCCCTAGTCCTTCTAATATCCCAGGTCCTCCTGGAGACTCCGGACTTCCAGGATTAGATGGACGAGAAG GTCCTTTTGGCCCTCCTGGCCGGCCTGGTCCACCAGGCCCTGGAACCCTCCAAGGAGACAGGGGGGATGATGGATATCCTGGGCGACCAGGGATACCAGGACCACGTGGAGAACCCGGTGGTTTTGGAGCCCCTGGAATGCAAGGCAGTCCTggttttaaag GACAAAAAGGTGACCCTGGCTTTGATGGTGTACTTGGATCACCGGGGTCACCTGGAGAACCAGGATATTTTGGCAGGAATGGACCCAAAGGGTTAAAGG GTATTCCCGGTCGTAAGGGAATTCCAGGTACTGTGTTCCCACTTAACATAACCGAAAGAATGCCATATGGGGAACAGGGCCCACAAGGTCTTGATGGGTCTGATGGTCAGGCAGGAATGCCAGGCATACCAGGCCGTCCAGGAGTCCCtg GTCCCAAAGGACCCAGAGGACCAATGGGTAGACTTGGTCCTGTTGGTGCAGCTGGATCTCCTGGAACTTTTGGTGACCCTGGACCTCCAGGAATCCAAGGACCCACAGGAAGCCAAG GAGCGCGTGGCTCACCGGGAATGCAAGGTCGTCCTGGTCCACCGGCGCGCAGTAGCAGTATCGGTTATACTCTGGTGAAACACAGTCAGTCCAGCCAGGTGCCCATGTGTCCTCAAGGCATGTCCAGGCTGTGGGACGGATACAGTTTGCTCTATGTAGAGGGGCAGGAGAAAGCACACAACCAGGACCTGG GATTGCCCGGCTCCTGCCTGCCGCATTTCAGCACCATCCCCTTCCTGTACTGCACAGTCGATGAAATCTGCCACTACGCTAGTCGCAATGACAAATCCTACTGGCTGTCCACCACAGCACCCATTCCCATGATGCCTGTGGCAGATCAGCAGATATCTCCATACATTAGCCGCTGCTCAGTGTGCGAGGCTCCATCTCAAGCTATCGCTATCCATAGCCAGGATCTCAGCATACCGACCTGCCCTCAGGGCTGGAGAAGTCTGTGGATTGGTTACTCCTTCCTCATG CACACCGCCGCAGGTGCCGAAGGAGGCGGTCAGTCATTGGTGTCTCCCGGTTCTTGTCTGGAGGATTTCCGTGCCACCCCCTTCATCGAGTGCAACGGTGCCCACGGCACCTGCCACTACTTTGCCAACAAGTACAGCTTCTGGTTGACCATAGTAGAGCAGAACAAACAGTTCATCCATGCTCCTTCCCAGGAGACGCTGAAGGGAGTCGAGTACCGCTCACTCATCAGTCGCTGTCAAGTCTGCATGAAGATCTTGTAG